The DNA sequence TCCCAAGCCTCGTCGAGGAGCGCGGACGAGAGAGGACCGCCTCCCACGAGCACCGCCCGAAGAGACGAAGGAGGCGAGCCGCGCGGCGCGATGTCGAGAAGACGGCGCAGCATCGCCGGGACGACGGAAAGAAGCGTCACGCGCTCCTTCTCGATCGCGCGCCTGAGGCGGTCCGCCGCGAAGGACCCGGCGAGAACGACCGCTCGCCGCCCGAGAAGACAGCGCGTCACGATCGAGAACCCGCCGACGTGCGCGAGAGAGAGCGCGAGCGCCCAGCGGTCCTCCTCCTCCCAGCCGAGGTTCGCCGCGCTCGAGGCCGCGCTCGCCGCGAAGGCGGCCCGAGATAGGACCACGCCCTTCGGCCTTCCGCTGGTCCCTGACGTATGAACAATCGCGAGAGGGCGCCCGTCGTCCGGCGGAGGCTCCTGCGTTCCGAAGGGAGGGCTCTCCGCGCGCGCCTCGGGGAGCGGCCCTTCGATTCGAACAACCGGCCCGCATCGCTCCAGGATCGACTCCTGCTCGCGCTCCGCGAGCGTGTCGCGAAGGGGAACGGCCGGGATCCCCCAATCGATCAGCGCGTAGATGAAGGCGATCGTCTCCTTTCGCGCGGACGCAAGGAACGCGACCGGCCGCGCGTCTCCCGGCCGGAGCCCGCGCGCCGCGAGCGCGTGGAGCGCGGCGTTCACGAAGGGGAGGAACTCCTCGAACGTGTATGCAATTTCGCCCGCGACGAGCACGGTTCGGTCCGGCGCCTCGCGCGCCGCCCGAGAGAACGAGAGGCTCACGGAATCGTCTCCGCCGATCGAACGCCGAGTCCCGCGCCCCCGGAGCGTCGGATCTCCTTCTCGCGGATTTGCGGCACCGCGATCTCCGGCCAGACCGAAAGGCCCGCGTGCCGATCGAGGCCGCACGCGAGCGGCTCGGCGGGGAGCGCGAGGGCGAGCTCCGCTGCGGCCGCGAGGGCGACCGGCCCGTCGAAGAGATGGGTCACGACGAGGCCGGCGTTTCTCGCCTTTCCGATCCTTGCGATGCGAAGGGTCGGAAGGAAACCGCCGAGCACCATCGGCTTCAGGACGAAGACTCGGCACGCGGGGACGAGGGAGAGCCGCTCGGCCGCGCCCGGGAGAGCGAGCGTTTCGTCCGCCGCGAGAGAAACGGGCGAAGGCCCCATCTTGAGGAGGAGATACGGAATGACCGGCTGCTCGACGAACTCCGGCTCGAGCTCGGCGAGCGCGCGAAGACGGTCGTTCGCCTCGGCGAGGTCCCACGCGCCGTTTGCGTCGAGCCGCATGCGAAGCGAGCTTCCGAACGCGCGGCGGACTCCCCGAAGAAGCTCCATCTCCTTGTCGAAGCGTCCTCGCCTCCCGATCTTGAGCTTCACCGTGGAGATCCCACGCGCCCTCGCGGCGCGGATCTCCTCGACGAGCGCGTCCGGCTCCTCCTCCTGCGCGAGGGCCGCGAGAGGGATCGCGCGGTCCGGAACCTCCTCGCGGAAGAGGGCCGAAATCGGCTTCCGCTCCTCCTGACCCGTGAGATCGAGAAGGGCCGTCTCGAGCGCGAAGCGGGCCGCCGGCGCGCGCGGGTCGACGAGCCTCGCGGCCGACTCGAGCCAGATCTCCAGCGGATCCTCCGGATCCCGCGCGGGAAGATCTTCGAGGGAAAGAGACGCGAGGGTCTTCTCGCAACGATCGACCGTGTCGGTCGAGAACCCGGGGAGCGGGCTCGCCTCGCCGAGACCGAGGCGCCCTTCCTCGTCGTAGAGGCGAAGAAGAACGCCCTCCCTCTCGGCGTGGGCGGCGCGCGCGCTCCACGCTTTTCCGCGCACGGGTCCCGCGACGCGCTCGACTTTCTTCCCGACAACCTTCACCGTTCACATCCTCACGACGGCGCCGCCCTCGCGATTCCGATCGAGAAGAGAACGCCGTGAAAGAAGAGAAGCCTCGCCGTGTTCTTCAGGGCGCGGTTGAGGGCGGGCCCTTCGATCGACGTGAAGACGACCCGCGCCGTTCGCCAGGCGAAGGGGATCGTCGCGAGCGGGAGAAGGACCCACGCGGAGAAGCCGGGAGCGCCGGCGAGGGCCGCCGGAACCGCGTAGGCGGCGAGAAGGAGAACGCCGTACTCGATCCGCCCCGCGCGCCGTCCGAATCGGGCGGCGATTGTCTTCTTCCCCGATCGCCGATCGGTGTCCGCGTCGCGCACGTTGTTCACCACGAGGATTGCCGTCGCGAGCGAGGCGACGGGAACCGAAGCGATCCACGCGACGGGCGGGACGGCGCGCGCCTGCACGAACGCGCTCCCCGCGACCGCGACGAACCCGAAGAAGACGAAGACGAAGAGATCGCCGAGCCCGCGGTAGCCGAGCGGATAGGGGCCTCCGGTGTACGCGATCGCCGAGGCGATCGAAAGAAGGCCGATCACGACGACCGGCCAGCCGGCGGCGGCCGTGAGGTACGCGCCGACGGCGAGCGCGAGCCCGAAGACGACCGCCGCGCCCGCGCGCAGGGCGCGAGGAGAGAGAAGGCCCGACTGCGCCGCGCGCGTCGGCCCCAAACGATCCGGCGTGTCCGCACCCTTCTCGTAATCGAACAGATCGTTCGTGATGTTCGAGCCGATCTGGAGAAGAAGCGCGCCGGCGAGCGCGGCCAGCGCGGGACCAGCGCGAAAGCCGCCCGCGCGGATCGCGCACGCGGTTCCGACGAGAACCGGAGTCGCCGCGGCGGTGAGCGTGGCCGGCCGAGAGGCGAGAAGCCACGCGCGCACGCCGCCCGGTGCGACGGCTGCCTCGGAACGGCTCATGGGAATCGCCGAAACTTTCGGAAGTCGGGATCGCGTTTCTCGACGAACGCGTTCCTCCCTTCCTTCCCCTCCTCGGTGAGATAGAAGAGAAGGGTCGCGTTCCCCGCGAGCTCCTGAAGGCCGGCCTGGCCGTCGCAGTCGGCGTTCAGCGCAGCCTTGAGGCAGCGGATCGCAGTCGGGCTGTTTTTCAGGATTTCCCTGCACCACTGAATCGTCTCTTCTTCAAGCTTCTCGAGCGGAACGACCGCGTTGACGAGACCCATCGCGAGCGCCTCGCGGGCGCCGTACTGCCGACAGAGGAACCAGATCTCGCGGGCCTTCTTCTGCCCGACGATGCGGGCCATGTACGCGGCGCCGTATCCGCCGTCGAAGCTTCCGACGCGGGGGCCGGTCTGGCCGAAGCGGGCGTTCTCAGCGGCGATCGTGAGGTCGCACATGAGATGGAGCACGTGCCCTCCGCCGATCGCGTAGCCGGCGACCATCGCGATCACCGGTTTCGGCAGCGTGCGGATCTGGCGCTGAAGGTCGAGCACGTTGAGGCGCGGGATGCCGTCGGCGCCGACGTAGCCTCCCTCGCCTCGGACCTTCTGGTCGCCGCCGGACGAGAACGCCTCCGTCCCCTCGCCGGTGAGAACGACGACACCGACCCGTTCGTCGTCGCGCGCGTCCGCGAACGCGCGGCTCATCTCGCTCACCGTGAGCGGGCGGAACGCGTTCCGCACTTCCGGACGGCGGATCGTGATCTTCGCGATCCCCTCCGCCGCCTTCTCGTAGCGGGTGTCCTGGAAGTCGAAACCGGGAACGAGCTCCCAGAAGGCAGGATTCATCTCTCTCCCTCTCTCCCGGCCGGAGCCGGCCTTCGCGGCGCGGACCCGGACGGGCTTCACGTTTCGCTCGTAGGTTACCACAGCTCGCGCGGCGTTCTTCAAGAGCGTGGCGCGCGCGGTGGGTCCTTGTTACGATTGCGGCGAGGAGCCGGAGGTATGGCGCGAGAAGACGACATCCGCCCCGAGGAGACGCTCGACCCCGAGGATTGGGAGTCGATGCGGGCGCTCGGCCGCCGGATGCTCGACGACATGCTCGACTACGCCAGAACCGTCCGCGAGCGGCCTCCGTGGCGGCACGCTCCCGACGAGGTCGAGGCGCGTTTCCAGGCGCCTCTTCCGCTCGATCCGTCCCCCGTCGAAGAGGTCTACGAAGAGTTCCGCACGTTCGTCCTCCCCTATCCGGTCGGCAACATTCACCCGCGCTTCTGGGGATGGGTGCACGGAACGGGAACCGTGCTCGGCGCGTTCGCCGAGTTCCTCGCCGCGTCGATGAACCCGAACACCGGCGGCCGCGATTTTCACAGCGCGATCTACGTCGAGCGCCAGGTGATCGATTGGCTGAAGGAGATCGCGGGTTTTCCACGAAACGCGAGCGGCCTTCTCACGACCGGCTGCTCCGCCGCGAACCTGATCGGGCTCGCGGTCGCTCGGAACGCGAAAGCGGATCGCGACATGCGGAAAGAAGGACTTCAGGCATGCCGGCGCCGAATGACCCTTTACGCCTCAGAGGAGATCCACAGCTCGGTCCAGAAATCGGCGGAGCTCCTCGGGCTCGGAAGCGACGCGCTCCGGCTTCTTCCGGCCGGCGCCGACTTCCGGATCGACTGCGGCGCGCTCGAGGAGGCGATTCGGCGGGATCGGCGATACGGACATCTTCCCTTCTGCATCGTCGGAGCGGCGGGGACGACGAACACGGGGGCGATCGACGACCTCGACGCGCTCGCGGAGATCTCTCGCGAGGAGAATCTCTGGTTCCACGTGGACGGCGCGTTCGGGATGTGGGCGGCGCTTGATTCAGACCTCAAGAATCTAGTCCGAGGAATCGAGAAAGCGGACTCGCTCGCGTTCGATCTCCACAAATGGATGTACATGCCCTACGACATCGGCGGAGTTCTCGTGCGCGACGAAGAGGAGCATCTTCGCACCTTCGCGCTCCGGCCCCCGTACCTCGCGCACGGCGAGGGCGGGCGAGGTCTCGCGGGAGGCGGCCTCCCGTGGTTCACCGACTACGGCTTCGAGCTCTCGCGCTCCTTTCGCGCGCTGAAGGCGTGGATGTCGATGAAGCACCACGGCGTCCGCAAGTACGCGCGTCTCGTGCGGCAAAACGTCGAACAGGCGCGGTATCTCGCGAGGCTCGTCGAGACGGCGCCGGAGCTCGAGCTACTCGGGCCGGCCGCGCTCAACGTCGTTTGCTTCCGCTTCGCCCCGCCCGGCACAGGCGAAGCCGCGCGCGATCTTCTCAACGAGCGGATCGTCGTCGAGCTTCAGGAGCGGGGAGTCGCGGTCCCCTCCGGCACGAGGATCCGCGGCCGCTACGCGATCCGCGTCGCGAACACGAACCACCGCAGCCGCCGCGAAGACTTCGACCTCCTCGTGCGCGAGACGATTCGTATCGGGGAAGAGCTCGCGGGAGGATAGGAAACGCATACCGATCTTGCGCCATTCGGTTCGTGTCCCCGCTTTCCCGTGGTTAGCTGGGGATGTCTACGGCGGGTCCTGCCGGCGGCTGTCCATGCGGCGCCGTCACCCGCCGTGGCCGCGCCCTCGCACCGGGAGAAACCGGGTTCGCAACTCATCTCCCCTATTTCCCGGCGGCGCAGTTGTGGCGCCACAGTTGTGGTGCCAGGCAACGAATCCGGACCGGTTTCGCATGCCGGCGCTGAGGTCGGAAATCAGAAGATCCCGGCCAGGAATGCTGGGTTTTCGACGAGAGGGTTGTGCCCCGTGGAAGGAACGACGATGGTTTCCGCGCGGGGGATCGCCTTCTCCATCCGCCGCGCGATCGGGAGGAACTTCGCGTCTCGTTCGCCGGCGACGAGGCGGACCCTCGCGGTGATGCGGGGGAGCTCCGGCCAGTAGCTCGGCATCGCTGCGAGCCCGAGAGAACGAAGAGCATTCGCGAGCGCCTGCGGATCGTGCGCGAGGCGGATCGTGCGTTGACTTCGCTTCGCTTCCTCGGGGAGCGCGCTCTGCGTGGCGAAGATCGGAAGCGCCTCCCACCTCGACACGAACTCCTCGATCCCCCGTTCCTCGAGAAGGCGCGCCCACGACTCGTCCCACGCCGCGCGCGCCGTGCGTTCCTCGTCCGATTCGATCCCGGGGTTCGCGCCGATCAGGATCGCGGAGGAGACGAGCTCCGGGCGGCGCACGAGAAGACCGAGGACGACGCGCCCGCCCATCGAGTATCCGGCTACCTCGCACGGCGTTTCGATCGAGTCCTTGAGGTTCGAAGCGATTGCGTCGAGCATCTCCTCGAAGCGGGCGCCTGGCGGCGCTGAGAACGACGGATCGTGGCCGGGAAGAACGAAGGTCGCGATCGTGCGGCCCGGGGGGATTCGCCGGACGACGTCCGCCCAGCTCTCGCCGCTCCCCGCGAAGCCGTGAACGAGAACGAGCGGAGCCCCTTCGCCGCGCCGCACAATGCGAAGAGGAACGCGCGCGCTCACCGCGCGGCGTCCGTCTCGGATCGAAGGCGCCGGTTCACCGCATCGATGAAACGCGCGTGCTCGGCGGCCGCGCCGCTCGGGGGGACGACCGCCTCGATCAGGGTCGTGCCGCCTCGCGCGTGCGCTTCCGCGAGCGCTTCCCGGAGAGAGGCTTCGTTCTCCGCGCGCCGGTAGTCGAGATTGAAGAGAAGCGCGGCGTGGGCGAAGTCGAGCCCGTGCGGCGTCGTCCAGAGCGCGAGCATCTCCGGATCGACATCGCGACATCCTGCGATCGGAAGCTGCTCGAAGATGCGGCCGCCGTCGTTCTGCGCGACGACCACGACGAACGGACTCTCGAGATCGCGCGCGGCGGCCAGACCGGTGAGGTCGTGAAGCAGCGCGAGATCTCCGAGATAGAGCGTGGCCGGTCCTCCGAAGACGCTCGCCGCTCCGGCGGCTCCGGAAACGAGCCCGTCGATCCCGTTCGCTCCCTTTTGAGACCAGACCAACGTGTCCGTCATCCAGCCCGGGCAGTAGCTGTCGACCTCCCGGATCGGAAGGCTGTTCCCGAGCGCGAGAAGAGATCCGCGCGGGAGGGAGTCCACGATCGCCCGCGCGAGCGCTCCTTTTGTCAACGCATTGCTGCTTTTGGTTTCCTCCTCCGCCACGCTCCACGCAATCCGATCTGCCGCGGCGAAATCCTCGGTCCACTGCGTCGCGCGCAGCCGGCCGATGTCCATGAGCGCGTCCCTCGCGGCCGCCGCCGTCTCTTCGACCGCGCCGATCACGATCGACGCCGCTCGGTTCGTCGGATCGTTCCAGCCGTACGGCGCGAGGACCGCCCGCGGGCAATCGGGAACGCGCCGGAGAAATCGCTCCCACCCCTTCGACGTCGGCGGGAGTCCGATCTGCACGATCGCCTGCGGCGCGTGGCGAGCCGCGAACGACTCCGACCGGAGAAAGACGTCGAACGCATCGCATCTCAAGGGATTCGCTTGACCGGTGAAGCGAAGCTGGCTCGCCCCTTCGGCGAGCAGAGGATAGCGAACCGTCTCGGCGAGCTCTTCGACCGCGCGCCGCGCCCCGGCCGCGGCGATCGGCCCGGGCCCGCACACGATGAGACCCCTTCGAAAGCGCCGGCAAAGCTCGGCGATCGCGTCGACTCCCGCGTCCCCCGGAACGGCCCGCGGCGGATACGGCGCCGGAAACGGTTCCGCGCAAATCCTTTCGATCCGCTCCCGAAGGCGCGCGTCTTCTTCGTTCGGTTCTTGAGGCTCCAAAGGTTTTCGGAACCAGGCGTTGATCTGCACCGCGCCGGGAAGGGGGAATTGCGAGGCGAAGACCGCCTGCGCCGCTTTTCTCCGGAGCCCGCGAAGGCCTTCTTCCGTTCCGTCCGGGAGGCCGATCTCGAAATAGGCGCGCGCATGCGAGCCGAAAAGGCGAACCTGATCGATCGTCTGCGGCGCGGCGTTTCCGTGAAGCTCCGGCGGACGGTCGGCCGCGAGGACGACGAGCGGCGCGTGCGAGGCGCTTGCCTCGATCGCGGCGGGATACATGTGCGCTCCCGCCGTGCCGGACGTGCAGACGAGAAGAATTGGGCGCCCCGCGGTCTTCGCCGCGCCGAGCGCGAAGAAAGCCGCCGATCGTTCGTCCGGTATTGCGCGAAGGCGAAGATCCTTCTCTCTCGCCGCGGCGAGAACGATCGGTGTCGACCGCGAACCCGGGCTCACGACCGCCTCTCGAATCCCCGCGCGCACGAGGCTCTCCACGAGAAGCGCGGCCCACTCGATGTGAAGGTTCGCCGCGCTCAATCGACGACTCCCAGCGCGCGCAGAAGCGGCCTCTGCTTCGTGCGCGTCTCTTCGTGCTCTCTCGACACGTTCGAATCGCGAACGATCCCCGCCCCCGCGTACACGTACGCATTCCGCCCGCGCAGCACCCCGGATCGGATCGCGACCGCGAGATCCCCGTTCCCCTCTCCGTCGAACCAGCCGACCGGCCCGGCATACCATCCTCTCCGGTGGGGTTCGTTCTCCACGATCCAGCGGACCGCGTCCGACGTCGGGACGCCGCCGACCGACGGCGTCGGGTGGAGTACCGCCGCGAGATCGAGAACGTGCGTCTCGCGCGACAGCACGCCTTCCATCGGCGTGTGCAGATGAAGAACATGGGGAAGCTCGCGGATCTGCGGCCGCGCGGGAACTCGAAGCTCGGAGCAGAGCGGTTCCAGCTTCCTGCGGATCGCCTCGACAACGAGCTCGTGCTCCCCGAGGTCCTTCCGGCTTTCAAGAAGTTGGATCGCGCGCATGCGGTTTCCCTCCGCCGTCGCGGCGGCGTCGATCGACCCGGCAAGCGCTTCCGTCGCGATCTCTCTCCCCCGCCTTCGCACGAGCCGCTCGGGAGAAGCTCCGAGGAGAACGGTCTCGCCCCTCTTAACGAGAAAGCGATGGCAGTCCGGGTACGCCCTGTCGAGCCGGTCGAACACGGCGAGAGGATCGATCGCTGCGCCGAGATCGAGATCGGTTCGGAGAGCGGCGACCACTTTGGAAAAGAGGCCCTCCTCGATCCCCCGGCGTATTCCTTCCACGAGCGCGCTCCACTCCGAGAGGCTCGTCTCGCTCCGCGCCGCGCAGACAGCGGGCGTCTTCTCTTCGGGAGTAATTTTCGTTTCCCCTTCAAGCAGATTCGACAGCTCGACCAGATACGCATCGATCCTCGCGAGATCTCCTTGGCCGCGGAGGGCGAGAGAGAGCCAGGCCCCGCTCTCCGTTCGCCCGTAGCACCAGCGCGGGAGGAGGAAGGCGCCGTCGGGGAAATCCTCCCACGGCGTCTCCGCTCCCTGTTCCGCCTCGAAGGCGAGCCCTCCGAAAAGCACGGGAGGCGGCGCCGAGCATCCGGGAGCGCGGATCTCCGCGAGCGTCTTCCAGAGAGAGGTCGATCGCTCGCGAAGACTCTTGAAGCGATGCTCCCCCTCGCCCGCGATCGCAAATGCCGCTCCGACCCCCGCGATGCGCGGCCCTTCCGGCGGGATCCAGAGGAACGCATCGCGCGAGGGACATGTCCGGAGCAGAAACGAAAGCGGCGCCTCGGGCGCGGGAATCGACAGCACGACCGTTTCGGACTTGTCGAGCACCGAGGCCGCCGTCGCTTTCAGGAGATCGCGGAGAGCCGAGAACTCGGAGGGCCCGATTCCCTTCGGCGTCGAACTCTTCATGTCATGGCTTTTCACGGCCGCTCCCCCGAGGCGTGTGTCGAGGCCGCTTGCGGCGGGGCCGGCTTCCGAAACGCGCGCGCCGCCTGAATCACGAGAAGGACCGCGAGCGCGAAGAGAACGACGGAAACCGCGCGCACGATCGGCGCGGTCTTCCCGGAGAGAACGAGCATGGCGATCGCCCACAAGGTCATGACCACCATGAAGATCGTCGGAAAGAACGTGAAGAGCGCCTTCTTGCCGCTCCTCCGAAGCCAGAGCGTCACGACGACGAGAGCGAGCCCCGCGAGGAGCTGGTTCGTGGCGCCGAACACCGGCCAGATCGCCTGCCACGCGGGGACCGGGTTCCCCTCCGCATCCCGAAGCGAGACGAACACGAAGACCGCGGGAAGAAGAAGCGAAACGAAGGTGCCCGCGAAGCGCCCGAGCACTCCCGAGAGTCCGAAAAGCTCCTGAAAGATGTAGCGCGCGATGCGCGTGCAGGTATCGAGCGTCGTGAGAAGGAACGTCGAGAGCGCGAGAAATCCGAAGTGCGTCCCCATCTCCGCCGGAACGCCGATCGCGGAAAGGAAGCGCCCCATGCCGCCCGCGAAGACCGCGGTGGGCGGCGCGGAGTCGAGGCCGGCCTCGCGGCCCAGCATCATCACCGTTCCGAGGGCGATCACCGCGAGAACTCCCTCGACGATCATCGCCCCGTAACCGATTCGGCGCGCGTCGGTCTCCCGACGGAGCTGCTTCGACGAAGTCCCCGACGCGACGAGCGAATGAAATCCGGAGCACGCACCGCACGCGATCGTCACGAAGAGGATCGGGAAGAGCGGACCGATGCGCGTCTCGAAGGCGGTGAAAGCCGGATACGCGATCTCCGCCCCGCCGGCCAGAATGCCGACGACGCCTCCCGCGACCGCCCCGTAGAGAAGGAACGACGAGAGATAGTCGCGCGGCTGAAGCAGGATCCAAACCGGCGCGATCGACGCGACCGCGCAGTAGACGAGCAGAACGAGATCCCAGCTCCGCTTGGCGTCCCCTCCGATCGGCGGGAGCGAGGCCGGAACGATCGTCCCGAGCCAGAGAGCCCCGGCGAGGAGAGGAAGGAAGAGAGCGGTCGTTCTCCCGAGCGGAGCGCGGAAACGGACGAGAAGAAGGCCGAGAAGGAGCGCGAGGAAGATGAACACGATCGACGAGGTCGCGACTCCCCCATCCTCGGCGAACGTCGCCGACGTCAGATCGAGAAATACGATAAGCACGTAAACGAGCGTGAGCCAGATGAAGATGAGAAACAGGAGATAGCCCGCGCGGCTCATGTGGATGTTGGCGATCTCGGCGATCGAGCGCGCGCGATGGCGGATCGACGCGACGAGCGTGGAGAGATCGTGCACTCCGCCGATGAAGATCGAGCCGATCACGATCCAGAGGACCGCGGGGAGCCATCCGAAGGCGAGG is a window from the Candidatus Eisenbacteria bacterium genome containing:
- a CDS encoding AMP-binding protein, with the protein product MSLSFSRAAREAPDRTVLVAGEIAYTFEEFLPFVNAALHALAARGLRPGDARPVAFLASARKETIAFIYALIDWGIPAVPLRDTLAEREQESILERCGPVVRIEGPLPEARAESPPFGTQEPPPDDGRPLAIVHTSGTSGRPKGVVLSRAAFAASAASSAANLGWEEEDRWALALSLAHVGGFSIVTRCLLGRRAVVLAGSFAADRLRRAIEKERVTLLSVVPAMLRRLLDIAPRGSPPSSLRAVLVGGGPLSSALLDEAWERGIPAYPTYGLTETCSQVAAWPYGTRPAGPVARALPGAELRAEGGRIYVRGPMLFTSYVSAEPEASPFLAGGWFDTGDLGAIDEAGRVHVFGRSDEMLVTGGENVSPREVETEIERFPGVRAACVFGIPDETWGDVLAAAIVVDGEALDRAALAAHLAASLAPHKRPRRIARLDRLPLSPTGKIDRERTRSLALPLLEPFRS
- a CDS encoding O-succinylbenzoate synthase, encoding MRGKAWSARAAHAEREGVLLRLYDEEGRLGLGEASPLPGFSTDTVDRCEKTLASLSLEDLPARDPEDPLEIWLESAARLVDPRAPAARFALETALLDLTGQEERKPISALFREEVPDRAIPLAALAQEEEPDALVEEIRAARARGISTVKLKIGRRGRFDKEMELLRGVRRAFGSSLRMRLDANGAWDLAEANDRLRALAELEPEFVEQPVIPYLLLKMGPSPVSLAADETLALPGAAERLSLVPACRVFVLKPMVLGGFLPTLRIARIGKARNAGLVVTHLFDGPVALAAAAELALALPAEPLACGLDRHAGLSVWPEIAVPQIREKEIRRSGGAGLGVRSAETIP
- a CDS encoding 1,4-dihydroxy-2-naphthoate polyprenyltransferase codes for the protein MSRSEAAVAPGGVRAWLLASRPATLTAAATPVLVGTACAIRAGGFRAGPALAALAGALLLQIGSNITNDLFDYEKGADTPDRLGPTRAAQSGLLSPRALRAGAAVVFGLALAVGAYLTAAAGWPVVVIGLLSIASAIAYTGGPYPLGYRGLGDLFVFVFFGFVAVAGSAFVQARAVPPVAWIASVPVASLATAILVVNNVRDADTDRRSGKKTIAARFGRRAGRIEYGVLLLAAYAVPAALAGAPGFSAWVLLPLATIPFAWRTARVVFTSIEGPALNRALKNTARLLFFHGVLFSIGIARAAPS
- the menB gene encoding 1,4-dihydroxy-2-naphthoyl-CoA synthase; translation: MNPAFWELVPGFDFQDTRYEKAAEGIAKITIRRPEVRNAFRPLTVSEMSRAFADARDDERVGVVVLTGEGTEAFSSGGDQKVRGEGGYVGADGIPRLNVLDLQRQIRTLPKPVIAMVAGYAIGGGHVLHLMCDLTIAAENARFGQTGPRVGSFDGGYGAAYMARIVGQKKAREIWFLCRQYGAREALAMGLVNAVVPLEKLEEETIQWCREILKNSPTAIRCLKAALNADCDGQAGLQELAGNATLLFYLTEEGKEGRNAFVEKRDPDFRKFRRFP
- a CDS encoding aminotransferase class V-fold PLP-dependent enzyme; translation: MAREDDIRPEETLDPEDWESMRALGRRMLDDMLDYARTVRERPPWRHAPDEVEARFQAPLPLDPSPVEEVYEEFRTFVLPYPVGNIHPRFWGWVHGTGTVLGAFAEFLAASMNPNTGGRDFHSAIYVERQVIDWLKEIAGFPRNASGLLTTGCSAANLIGLAVARNAKADRDMRKEGLQACRRRMTLYASEEIHSSVQKSAELLGLGSDALRLLPAGADFRIDCGALEEAIRRDRRYGHLPFCIVGAAGTTNTGAIDDLDALAEISREENLWFHVDGAFGMWAALDSDLKNLVRGIEKADSLAFDLHKWMYMPYDIGGVLVRDEEEHLRTFALRPPYLAHGEGGRGLAGGGLPWFTDYGFELSRSFRALKAWMSMKHHGVRKYARLVRQNVEQARYLARLVETAPELELLGPAALNVVCFRFAPPGTGEAARDLLNERIVVELQERGVAVPSGTRIRGRYAIRVANTNHRSRREDFDLLVRETIRIGEELAGG
- the menH gene encoding 2-succinyl-6-hydroxy-2,4-cyclohexadiene-1-carboxylate synthase, which gives rise to MSARVPLRIVRRGEGAPLVLVHGFAGSGESWADVVRRIPPGRTIATFVLPGHDPSFSAPPGARFEEMLDAIASNLKDSIETPCEVAGYSMGGRVVLGLLVRRPELVSSAILIGANPGIESDEERTARAAWDESWARLLEERGIEEFVSRWEALPIFATQSALPEEAKRSQRTIRLAHDPQALANALRSLGLAAMPSYWPELPRITARVRLVAGERDAKFLPIARRMEKAIPRAETIVVPSTGHNPLVENPAFLAGIF
- the menD gene encoding 2-succinyl-5-enolpyruvyl-6-hydroxy-3-cyclohexene-1-carboxylic-acid synthase, coding for MSAANLHIEWAALLVESLVRAGIREAVVSPGSRSTPIVLAAAREKDLRLRAIPDERSAAFFALGAAKTAGRPILLVCTSGTAGAHMYPAAIEASASHAPLVVLAADRPPELHGNAAPQTIDQVRLFGSHARAYFEIGLPDGTEEGLRGLRRKAAQAVFASQFPLPGAVQINAWFRKPLEPQEPNEEDARLRERIERICAEPFPAPYPPRAVPGDAGVDAIAELCRRFRRGLIVCGPGPIAAAGARRAVEELAETVRYPLLAEGASQLRFTGQANPLRCDAFDVFLRSESFAARHAPQAIVQIGLPPTSKGWERFLRRVPDCPRAVLAPYGWNDPTNRAASIVIGAVEETAAAARDALMDIGRLRATQWTEDFAAADRIAWSVAEEETKSSNALTKGALARAIVDSLPRGSLLALGNSLPIREVDSYCPGWMTDTLVWSQKGANGIDGLVSGAAGAASVFGGPATLYLGDLALLHDLTGLAAARDLESPFVVVVAQNDGGRIFEQLPIAGCRDVDPEMLALWTTPHGLDFAHAALLFNLDYRRAENEASLREALAEAHARGGTTLIEAVVPPSGAAAEHARFIDAVNRRLRSETDAAR
- a CDS encoding isochorismate synthase, with the protein product MKSSTPKGIGPSEFSALRDLLKATAASVLDKSETVVLSIPAPEAPLSFLLRTCPSRDAFLWIPPEGPRIAGVGAAFAIAGEGEHRFKSLRERSTSLWKTLAEIRAPGCSAPPPVLFGGLAFEAEQGAETPWEDFPDGAFLLPRWCYGRTESGAWLSLALRGQGDLARIDAYLVELSNLLEGETKITPEEKTPAVCAARSETSLSEWSALVEGIRRGIEEGLFSKVVAALRTDLDLGAAIDPLAVFDRLDRAYPDCHRFLVKRGETVLLGASPERLVRRRGREIATEALAGSIDAAATAEGNRMRAIQLLESRKDLGEHELVVEAIRRKLEPLCSELRVPARPQIRELPHVLHLHTPMEGVLSRETHVLDLAAVLHPTPSVGGVPTSDAVRWIVENEPHRRGWYAGPVGWFDGEGNGDLAVAIRSGVLRGRNAYVYAGAGIVRDSNVSREHEETRTKQRPLLRALGVVD
- a CDS encoding carbon starvation protein A, which translates into the protein MLAWFFLVALAALALGYRIYGAFLSRRFDLNDANPVPSETMRDGIDYVPTRAPVLFGHHFSSIAGAGPVVGPIIAGLAFGWLPAVLWIVIGSIFIGGVHDLSTLVASIRHRARSIAEIANIHMSRAGYLLFLIFIWLTLVYVLIVFLDLTSATFAEDGGVATSSIVFIFLALLLGLLLVRFRAPLGRTTALFLPLLAGALWLGTIVPASLPPIGGDAKRSWDLVLLVYCAVASIAPVWILLQPRDYLSSFLLYGAVAGGVVGILAGGAEIAYPAFTAFETRIGPLFPILFVTIACGACSGFHSLVASGTSSKQLRRETDARRIGYGAMIVEGVLAVIALGTVMMLGREAGLDSAPPTAVFAGGMGRFLSAIGVPAEMGTHFGFLALSTFLLTTLDTCTRIARYIFQELFGLSGVLGRFAGTFVSLLLPAVFVFVSLRDAEGNPVPAWQAIWPVFGATNQLLAGLALVVVTLWLRRSGKKALFTFFPTIFMVVMTLWAIAMLVLSGKTAPIVRAVSVVLFALAVLLVIQAARAFRKPAPPQAASTHASGERP